The Deltaproteobacteria bacterium genome segment CATCTCGCCGCAATCATGGAAAAGGTGAAGGAACAAAAACGGATCGGCGTCTGTTTTGACACCCAACATGCCTTTGCCGCCGGATATGATCTGCGGACCGGGGAAGGCTACGCCGGGGTTTGGGAGGAATTCGACCGGATTGTGGGAATCAAATGGCTCCGCGCCTTTCACTTAAACGACTCAAAGAAGGAACTGGGGGCCCGCGTGGATCGCCACGAACATATCGGAAAGGGACTTCTGGGCCTGACCGCCTTCAAATGCCTGATGAATGACAAGCGGTTCGATAACATTCCGATGTCGCTCGAGACCCCCAAAAGCGAGGATTGTCACGAAGACAAAGAGGCATTGGATTTGTTGCGGTCGTTATAATATTTTTTTCACTTCGGCTATTTTTCGGATCTTGCGCTTCGCAAAAAAATCTTTCAATTCTTTCTCATCGCAGGCGCATGGTTCAAAACGCCTCCCGGCCACCAGTTGAGTCTCGACAAAATCGGCCACTTTTTCCGAAGACAGGCCGGAATACCAGGTTCCTTCGGGATAGACGACAAGATTGGGGCCCCGTTCGCACAAATCGAAACAGCCGCACGGCACGGCCTTCATGTCAAACTGCAGATTGCGCCGGACCAGTTCCTCCTTCAGCAGGGCGAGCGTTTCTTTGGAACCGCGCCGGACGCAGGAGGATTTTCCCTCCTCCTTGTCCGCCGT includes the following:
- a CDS encoding (2Fe-2S) ferredoxin domain-containing protein, with translation MEPLKYRIFVCTADKEEGKSSCVRRGSKETLALLKEELVRRNLQFDMKAVPCGCFDLCERGPNLVVYPEGTWYSGLSSEKVADFVETQLVAGRRFEPCACDEKELKDFFAKRKIRKIAEVKKIL